The nucleotide window AGTGAATTTACTTTTGAATTAGAATTTTCTTTTAACCAACAAATAGCAATTTCCAcccaataaaatattttaacactTGCAAAAGCATGGCATGGCTTATTAAGATTTTACTAATCTCCTTACTTTTCCAGAAATTACAATTTTACAATTCCTTTATATATCCAGGTTTTCTATGTAAGACACTGAACCCTGTTTCTTAAAATTGATAGTTGtcttatttaaaagaagaagggaaaaaaagcCTTTTTTTAAGATTTACCCAATTTAATAGTAAAATTCCATCAAATTTAATTGAATCCTTACGATAATACTTCATTTTACTATTAATTAAATTGTgtaaatcttttaaaaataacAAGTGTAGATGGTTAAGGGTGTTCTGGGTCATGCTCAGATGTTGCTTACTGGCTCGAGTAAAAAGAAGCTCATGTCTCTATGATACACTGGCATCCAGATATGACGTGGGATCCTTCCTCCAAAAACAATGTTTGCTTTAGTCTGACTGAAATCGCATTTTCAAAGTGCACTTTCAGTGGCAATGACAATGTCACGTTTTGCTGCTTTTTAGAGTCTCGCAGGAACTTTATCTTTATGCCATTATGATTTGCAGCAAAAACCTCCCCTTAGAGTGGGGAATGCAGCGAGGTCTGTATCTCCATGTTCCGCTGCCCGGGTATAGGGCAACAGTACTCACACCAGAGTCAGAGTCCCTGTCAAATGCTTCAGCTGTGTTCTGGCAGTTTCTgcttcctgaaaaaaaaaagaatgtgtTGATAGGCAAACTGGAATATCAACATCTGCTCGAGCTTCTAAAGCGTGGCCAGTGACGTCTAAGAGGTGTTGAAGACTGCATTAGATTTCCAGCTCTCACACATTAACAACACAGCTTATTTAAATCTCTACTTTTCTAATGGGTGGGTGGTATGCCAACTCCTTTGTAAAATGTTAATACCAGGAGAAACACAGGGCTAATTCAATGTCAATATAATTTAAGTAACAACGGATGCTTATTTTAGTTCCACATTCCACTGATTTTCTCACTTTTGTTTACGAATTAGCCTGACAATTGTCAAATTTAGAAGAGGTGAGATGCCAAACTAGCGTTCTTCCTCTTTGGAAAATTGCACTTGTCTAAATGAATCAGATTTCCTCAATTTCACCTcttagtagactgtctgctcTCCCTCAGGCTTGAATGAACTGAGCTTTTTAAGTGTGCTTGTCAGAAACTGACATGTAAGTGCACCACCCATCAGCTCTAACATCTGCCAGCTAAGAGCTAAACCCAACAGCTACAACCAAATAATTCAGTTCAATTATTTAATCAAGCTATCCACCTTATTGGCCCAAAAACATGTCAGGCTTCTATGTCCTTTACTCCTCTTgtgataataattaattaacattacaATAGAAATAGAGATTTTATGGACTACAACTTTGAACAAaatttgggtaacactttaatttgatggtcccttttgaacattttgttgtataagtaactttgcaactagaTGTCACTAACTTAGAAGACATGTACGTGCAATGTCACTTAGAGTCAACCGAAtgtgttaaaaaatattttttcaatgtCCTCACATATCAGTTTTTGAAGGTGTCATGGCCTGAGGAAAACTTTCACCATATCTAACATTATCATTTTGTCTGCTAGCACAGTTATCTTACGTGATCCGAATTAGGTCTGTCTGAGTCCCATGAAACTATGGCCTGAAACGATAAGCTCAGATGAGAGAGATAGGAAATCAGGACAGAGGTAAAAGCTGTATCTTTCCCCCCTCCCACACTCAAAAGAATGTTATGGGACATCCTGCGCTTACCAAGTTTGCAAAGAGCATCTGTGGGTCACAGACTCACTGGGAAACTGGGGTTTTACATTTATGGCTGAACGGTGAAAACAAACCTATTTCAGTGACATAAAGGGCACTTTGCGCTGTGTatttaaatggaaaaacttgCATCTTATTCCATAACTGCCCACAGTCCCACATAACCTGATAAATGCATTGAAATGGCATTACACCAACATTCATTTTAAACTGACTACTTTCATTCTTTTCAGAGCAAAAAGGATGTAAATTAGGTTCATTATAGATTACCCCATATTCAGGAAACCCAGCACTATTTGTCAGGGGCAATTACCATTGTACTACTGCGACCCATAGAAAGCTGGCAGTAAACAGAAATTAAAAAGAGATTAACATTTGCTACAATTTACATAATGAATGGATGGTAAAATAGAGTAGATAATGTGCATTTTCCTATTTCCTTTAATGAAACGGCTACTAAAGTTAAATTTGCTACATCTTGTGGAAATCTTAGGTCTTTGTAAAGTGTGGTAACTTGGTTGCATAAAATGGTATTATACAAAAGTGTTACTGCCTAATGATCAATTATTTTTCCTTTCTTTGCAGGTGGCAAACCTTCTTAGACTCTTCCAGATCCCACAGATAAGCTATGCTTCCACTAGTGCCAAGCTCAGCGACAAATCCCGTTATGATTATTTCGCTCGAACTGTCCCACCAGACTTCTATCAGGCTAAAGCCATAGCCGATATCATACGGTACTTCAACTGGACCTACGTTTCCACTGTAGCCTCAGAGGGTGACTATGGTGAGACGGGGATCGATGCGTTTCATCAAGAAGCCAGAGTACGCCAAATCTGCATCGCAACTTCAGTAAAAGTCAGCCGCTCAGTAAACAGAggaaattatgaaaatgttattcgCTCACTTCAGCAAAAAGCCAATGCCAAAGTGGTGATTCTCTTCACCAGAAGTGAAGATGCAAGGGAACTGCTCGCTGCCGCGGCCAGGATGAACGCTACCTTTATTTGGGTGGCCAGCGACGGCTGGGGAGCGCAGGAGAGCGTAGTCCATGGAAGCGAGAAGGCCGCTAACGGGGCTTTCACCATTGAGCTTGCCTCATACTCCATTAGGGAGTTTGAAGACTATTTCACCAAGCTAACACCAGAATTGAACACACGGAACCCATGGTTTAGGGAATTCTGGGAGCACAGGTTTGGCTGTCGTCTACATGAGCACGGCTGCGCCAGTAATAGCCTGAGGAATGGGTCGTTTAAGCCAGAATCAAAGATCATGTTTGTGGTGAATGCAGTCTATGCCATGGCCTATGCCCTGCACAACATGCGGCAAGCTGTGTGCCCCAATACCACAAAGGTGTGCGACGCCATGAAGCCAGGCAATGGAAAGAGGTTCTACCGTGAGTTTATTCTAAAGACTAAGTTTGATGGTGAGTAGAATTGAGAACTTTCAAGTTAACGTTCAAATATCTCCTCCCAATCTATGACGAAGCTCTTCAATCATCTACCTAAAATTGGATCTAACCGATAAGGCTTTATACATTGAAACTTCATTTGCCACAAATTCATTATCAAATTATCATAGAGCTCACAAAAGATCTTCATGAGAATGCAGTCTCAGAGAGGATATTAGTTTGACAGACCTTGGAcaatatgctgatttactgTATGCGGTTTCAAcagatttaaaggggtacttcagtgttGGGAAGATGAATCCGTATTTAAAcagggtcattaatgtagtagaaatgtgaaatgattttggaatttggtgccttctagacttaGAAAAGACTAAGAAAATGTatgtttgtctcatggggatgaaagactacaattcccagaatgcttcgctgccctacgaggccactcccaaagccacagctactggattactgtggctaagttagagaacagacactacaattaaatactgaacgtgtctgttcaatataataatcGTGTCGCCgcacgagtgtcacagcacaaacacaGAAGGAATCAGATTACATTCgtcgtgatgaatgagctgaaggAGCTCTCGTGAGGAGAGCTTAGGTAAACGCGACCACGCTCGCAGCatatacattcacagcgcgtgttcagtctggcgcgttttcagttcatgcctttggaagcttaacttttatagaaattcatttgagaagttaaaacacttaaaatgctcagcatagctccgtttacctacatgagtgcctgtagctgcgagctgagctgtgagtgagaTCTctcatcccccatgcgcgggttgaaaacatgtggaaatggctccctctgctggctgtagtctttagcctttggccaaggaatttttccagaaataaaatgcataaatctcttcaATCATTCgaacacaatcatttgaatatactccagggtttctactgatacaaagccatatgctaatcgctgaagtaaccctttaatctttCAGTTTAAATGTTGAGAAATTAATCTGAGAGATTAGCTACTATTACATCAGTAATATTAGTTTCTGAATTGAGATGAATTGCACAttaactttaaaatgaattaatgttgCATGTACTCTGTCTGTAAGCTGCTAATAAAAgttctgtaatgtttttgaaccTTTTTCAGCCCCTTTCAGGCCTGCTGACACTGAGAACGTGGTCCGCTTCACCTCATTAGGTGACTGTCTGGGTCGCTACAACATATTCCACTACAGCCAAGAGGAAAACAAGTTTCTCTACCGGAAGGTAGGCTACTGGGCACAGAGCTTAGTGCTCAATACCAGTCTGTTGCCTTGGGCTGGTGGAGCAATTCCTACATCTCAGTGCAGTGACCCATGCCAACCCAATGAAGCTAAAAGCATGCAGCCTGGGGACGTGTGTTGTTGGATTTGCATCCCATGCCAAACCCACCAATATCTTCTAGACGAATTTACCTGTATGGACTGTGGATTTGGAGAATGGCCCCTTGCTAACCTGACAGGGTGCTATGAGCTTCCGGAGGAGTACATCCACTGGTCGGACGCATGGGCAGTAGGACCCGTCACCATTGCCTGTCTGGGGATGCTGTGTACACTCGCTGTGGCTGGGGTTTTCTTACAGAACAACGACACTCCGGTGGTGAAAGCTAGCGGTCGAGAACTTTCATACATCCTGCTACTAGGTGTACTCCTTTGCTATGCCATGACCTTCATTTACATTGCCAAACCTTCGCCGTTTGTGTGCACCCTGCGACGTCTTGGCCTTGGCACCTCCTTTGCTGTTTGCTACTCAGCTT belongs to Pseudorasbora parva isolate DD20220531a chromosome 22, ASM2467924v1, whole genome shotgun sequence and includes:
- the grm2b gene encoding glutamate receptor, metabotropic 2b; its protein translation is MAGVTHIFLFLLIPLAQTSPRYTPPLAGSKREIIIDGDLVIGGLFPVHEKGEGTEDCGKINEERGIQRLEAMLLALDEINQDKRILPGLKLGAHILDTCSKDTYALEQSLEFVRASLTKVHQPGFICPDGSNPVPDELPLAISGVIGGSYSDVSIQVANLLRLFQIPQISYASTSAKLSDKSRYDYFARTVPPDFYQAKAIADIIRYFNWTYVSTVASEGDYGETGIDAFHQEARVRQICIATSVKVSRSVNRGNYENVIRSLQQKANAKVVILFTRSEDARELLAAAARMNATFIWVASDGWGAQESVVHGSEKAANGAFTIELASYSIREFEDYFTKLTPELNTRNPWFREFWEHRFGCRLHEHGCASNSLRNGSFKPESKIMFVVNAVYAMAYALHNMRQAVCPNTTKVCDAMKPGNGKRFYREFILKTKFDAPFRPADTENVVRFTSLGDCLGRYNIFHYSQEENKFLYRKVGYWAQSLVLNTSLLPWAGGAIPTSQCSDPCQPNEAKSMQPGDVCCWICIPCQTHQYLLDEFTCMDCGFGEWPLANLTGCYELPEEYIHWSDAWAVGPVTIACLGMLCTLAVAGVFLQNNDTPVVKASGRELSYILLLGVLLCYAMTFIYIAKPSPFVCTLRRLGLGTSFAVCYSALLTKTNRIARIFGGARDSAQRPRFISPASQVAICAALISAQLLVALVWLLVEAPGVRKEVGPDRRDVVTLKCNSLDSSMLVSLTYNCILIILCTFYAFKTRKCPENFNEAKFIGFTMYTTCIIWLAFQPIFYVTASDYRVQTTTMCISVSLSGSVVLGCLFAPKIHIILFQPQKNVTTLRAKENRFSTAVTAPSSTYSQASASTIVPTVCNGREVVDSTTSSL